The following are encoded together in the Glycine max cultivar Williams 82 chromosome 8, Glycine_max_v4.0, whole genome shotgun sequence genome:
- the BZIP73B gene encoding BZIP transcription factor gives MQAREITGLNYLLPPDPCFNYSMVQNTIPTFQLHKLSNQFYGLQKPPPQVLADFSPPQSSCISSNSTSDEADEQQQSLINERKHRRMISNRESARRSRMRKQKHLDELWSQVVWLRNENHQLMDKLNHVSESHDKVAQENVQLREEASELRQMICDMQLHSPYHPPPLSPIDDDVSPYVKSDSSITDSLDLLG, from the coding sequence ATGCAGGCCAGGGAGATCACAGGACTCAATTATTTACTCCCTCCAGACCCTTGTTTCAACTACAGCATGGTTCAGAACACCATCCCCACATTTCAACTCCACAAACTCTCAAACCAATTCTATGGTTTGCAGAAACCTCCTCCTCAAGTGCTTGCAGACTTCAGCCCCCCTCAGTCCTCATGCATCAGCAGCAACTCAACCTCTGATGAAGCAGATGAGCAGCAGCAAAGCCTCATCAATGAGAGGAAGCACAGGAGGATGATATCGAACCGCGAATCGGCACGCCGGTCACGCATGAGGAAGCAGAAGCACCTTGATGAGCTGTGGTCACAGGTGGTTTGGCTCAGGAATGAAAATCACCAGCTCATGGACAAGCTGAACCATGTGTCTGAGTCACATGATAAAGTTGCTCAAGAGAATGTTCAGCTGAGAGAAGAAGCCTCAGAACTTCGCCAAATGATATGTGACATGCAGCTACACAGTCCATACCACCCTCCTCCCTTGAGTCccattgatgatgatgtttCTCCCTATGTCAAATCTGATTCCTCAATCACAGACTCTTTGGACCTGCTTGGTTga
- the LOC100796103 gene encoding 6-phosphogluconate dehydrogenase, decarboxylating 2 has protein sequence MAQPSTRIGLAGLAVMGQNLALNIAEKGFPISVYNRTTSKVDETVERAKQEGNLPVYGYHDPEAFVHSIQKPRVIIMLVKAGAPVDQTIKTLSAYMEKGDCIIDGGNEWYENTERREKSVAELGLLYLGMGVSGGEEGARNGPSLMPGGSFEAFKYIEDILLKVAAQVPDSGPCVTYIGKGGSGNFVKMIHNGIEYGDMQLIAEAYDVLKSVGKLSNEELQSVFSEWNKGELLSFLIEITADIFGIKDDKGDGYLVDKVLDKTGMKGTGKWTVQQAAELSIAAPTIEASLDARFLSGLKEERVEAAKVFKSGGIGDIVTDQPVDKKKLVDDVRKALYAAKICSYAQGMNLIRAKSIEKGWDLKLGELARIWKGGCIIRAIFLDRIKQAYDRNPNLANLLVDPEFAKEIIDRQSAWRRVVCLAINSGISTPGMSASLAYFDTYRRERLPANLVQAQRDYFGAHTYERVDIEGSYHTEWFKLAKQSRI, from the coding sequence ATGGCTCAACCCTCAACAAGAATAGGCCTTGCTGGACTGGCTGTTATGGGCCAAAATCTAGCACTCAATATTGCTGAGAAAGGCTTTCCCATTTCTGTTTATAACCGAACCACTTCCAAGGTTGATGAGACTGTAGAACGAGCAAAACAAGAAGGAAATCTTCCAGTTTATGGCTACCATGACCCCGAAGCTTTTGTTCATTCCATTCAAAAGCCTAGGGTGATAATAATGCTTGTTAAGGCTGGGGCACCTGTTGACCAGACCATTAAGACCCTATCTGCATACATGGAAAAAGGTGACTGCATAATTGATGGTGGTAACGAATGGTACGAGAACACCGAAAGAAGAGAGAAATCGGTGGCTGAATTGGGTCTGCTCTACCTTGGGATGGGAGTTTCTGGTGGTGAGGAAGGTGCTCGTAATGGTCCCTCTTTGATGCCTGGTGGTTCGTTTGAGGCTTTCAAATACATAGAAGATATTCTTCTCAAGGTGGCAGCTCAAGTCCCTGACAGTGGTCCTTGCGTGACTTATATTGGTAAAGGTGGCTCTGGTAATTTTGTGAAAATGATCCACAATGGCATCGAATATGGTGACATGCAGCTGATTGCAGAGGCCTATGATGTGCTGAAGTCAGTTGGAAAGTTGTCAAATGAGGAACTACAAAGTGTCTTCTCAGAATGGAACAAGGGAGAACTTCTGAGTTTCCTGATTGAAATCACTGCAGATATATTTGGAATTAAGGATGATAAGGGAGATGGATATCTTGTTGACAAGGTCCTAGACAAGACTGGCATGAAGGGCACTGGTAAGTGGACTGTTCAGCAAGCTGCTGAATTATCAATTGCTGCTCCCACTATTGAAGCATCATTGGATGCAAGGTTCCTGAGTGGGTTGAAGGAGGAAAGAGTTGAAGCTGCAAAGGTCTTTAAATCAGGTGGTATTGGTGATATCGTGACTGATCAACCTGTAGACAAGAAAAAATTGGTTGATGATGTTAGGAAGGCTCTTTATGCAGCCAAAATCTGTAGTTATGCACAGGGAATGAATTTGATCCGTGCAAAGAGTATTGAAAAGGGTTGGGATTTGAAGTTGGGTGAACTGGCCCGGATTTGGAAAGGTGGTTGCATCATTAGAGCAATATTCTTAGACAGAATCAAGCAAGCGTATGATAGAAACCCTAATCTGGCAAACCTTCTTGTGGATCCAGAGTTTGCAAAGGAAATAATCGATCGCCAATCTGCCTGGAGGAGAGTTGTTTGCCTTGCTATCAATTCTGGTATCAGCACTCCAGGTATGTCTGCTAGTCTTGCTTATTTTGACACTTACAGAAGGGAAAGGTTGCCAGCTAATTTGGTGCAAGCTCAACGAGACTACTTTGGTGCTCATACATATGAAAGGGTTGACATAGAGGGGTCTTACCATACTGAGTGGTTCAAGCTTGCCAAACAGTCTAGAATTTAG
- the LOC113002402 gene encoding protein SOB FIVE-LIKE 4 codes for MDSFKQIWGSAEGCSSSESGWTMYIASPMQEDDAGCSNENDGYHDNNIYGENRRKKQGAQVDEEESDDSMASDASSGPVHYHHAYTHRQSSHGTAASKKDKQDHGSKFSSKKNANKQEKKRVDSRSKK; via the coding sequence ATGGATTCTTTTAAACAAATCTGGGGTAGTGCAGAAGGATGTAGCAGTAGTGAATCTGGTTGGACTATGTATATTGCCTCTCCCATGCAGGAAGACGATGCTGGATGCAGCAATGAAAATGATGGATATCATGACAACAACATCTATGGTGAGAACAGGAGAAAGAAGCAAGGGGCCCAAGTGGATGAAGAAGAAAGCGATGATTCGATGGCTTCGGATGCTTCCTCCGGTCCAGTTCATTACCACCATGCCTATACTCACAGGCAAAGTAGTCATGGCACCGCAGCCTCTAAGAAAGATAAACAAGATCATGGAAGCAAATTTTCTTCTAAGAAGAATGCAAACAAACAGGAGAAGAAACGTGTTGACAGCAGAagtaaaaaatga
- the LOC102664915 gene encoding uncharacterized protein, translating into MNESLLNTESYLYLHPSENPAVALVSPVLDSSNYHSWSRSMITALSAKNKVEFVNGKALEPLKSDRTYGAWSRCNNIVVSWLVHSVSISIRQSVLWMDRAEEIWNDLKSRYAQGDLLRVSELQQEASSIKQGSLSVTKYFTKLRVIWDEIENFRPDPICRCTVKCTCLVLTTMAQRKREDHAMQFLRGLNEQYSNIRSHVLLMDPIPTIPKIFSYVAQQERQLTGNNSISSFNLESKEGSSINAVKSVCEFCGCIGHNESICYKKNGLPPNYDGKGKGYNTRKICTYCGKLGHTVEVCYKKHGYPPGFKFNNGRTMANNVVAAEGKATDDQIPSQESQELVRFSPEQYKALLALIQQPSAGNSASIKPQDINTKVRIGTAEVSCGLYQFTPEA; encoded by the exons ATGAACGAATCACTGCTAAACACAGAAAGCTATCTTTACCTTCACCCAAGTGAAAACCCAGCCGTTGCACTGGTTTCTCCAGTTTTAGATTCCAGCAATTATCATTCATGGAGTAGGTCCATGATAACGGCGTTAAGCGCCAAGAATAAAGTAGAGTTTGTGAATGGAAAGGCACTCGAGCCATTGAAGTCTGATAGAACTTATGGGGCATGGAGTCGCTGCAACAACATTGTGGTGTCTTGGTTAGTCCATTCAGTATCCATCTCCATTAGACAAAGTGTCTTGTGGATGGACAGAGCAGAAGAAATCTGGAATGACTTGAAATCTAGGTACGCACAAGGGGACCTTCTGAGAGTATCTGAACTCCAACAAGAAGCTTCGTCCATCAAGCAAGGATCCCTTTCGGTTACAAAATACTTCACGAAGCTGCGAGTCATATGGGATGAGATCGAAAACTTCAGACCCGATCCCATATGTAGATGCACTGTCAAATGTACTTGCTTGGTACTCACCACCATGGCTCAACGAAAGAGAGAAGATCACGCTATGCAGTTCCTGCGAGGGTTGAACGAGCAGTATAGCAATATACGTTCCCATGTGTTGCTCATGGATCCAATACCTACCATACCTAAAATTTTTTCGTACGTGGCACAGCAGGAGAGACAACTTACAGGTAATAACTCTATATCAAGTTTCAATCTCGAATCTAAAGAAGGATCTTCCATTAACGCTGTCAAAAGTGTTTGTGAATTCTGTGGATGTATCGGTCACAATGAAAGCATTTGTTACAAGAAAAACGGACTACCTCCCAATTACGATGGGAAAGGCAAAGGATACAACACCCGAAAAATATGCACCTACTGTGGGAAGCTTGGACACACAGTCGAAGTTTGTTACAAGAAACACGGGTATCCCCCAGGTTTTAAATTCAACAATGGCAGAACCATGGCTAACAATGTAGTGGCAGCAGAAGGAAAGGCCACAGATGACCAAATACCATCCCAAGAATCTCAAGAACTGGTTCGTTTTTCACCAGAGCAATACAAGGCACTGCTAGCTTTAATACAACAGCCATCGGCCGGAAACTCAGCATCCATTAAGCCACAG GATATCAATACCAAGGTGAGGATTGGTACAGCTGAAGTGAGTTGCGGTCTCTATCAGTTCACCCCCGAAGCATAA